The following proteins are co-located in the Desulfonatronum thiodismutans genome:
- a CDS encoding ACP S-malonyltransferase — MSESTSKIVVVFPGQGSQEPGMGRDVAERFPEVMELWKRAEKAAGAPLREIYWDGAEQDMARTKYLQPAMTATTLGFWVVGHERLQAEALAGHSLGEFAALAAARILDIPAVLELTALRGRLMDEVGSDMGGKMAAVLKLSQEAVQEIVDAVRGESGRELRIANHNSPTQFVISGTADLVDQAAALVKERKGRAVPLAVSGAFHSSLMAEPAQEFGGVLKKLDWRAPRIPVYFNVSAAVESDPARIQTLVAEQMTSSVLWIQSVQAQWDDGARTWVELGPKGVLSRLVGAILANKDEPWEAKNISSLEHLEALIPGVGS, encoded by the coding sequence ATGAGCGAATCAACATCGAAAATCGTGGTTGTCTTTCCCGGGCAGGGTTCCCAGGAGCCGGGCATGGGGCGGGACGTGGCGGAACGGTTTCCGGAGGTCATGGAGCTTTGGAAGCGGGCGGAAAAGGCTGCTGGAGCGCCCTTGCGGGAAATCTACTGGGACGGCGCGGAGCAGGACATGGCCCGCACCAAATACCTCCAGCCGGCCATGACCGCGACCACCCTGGGATTTTGGGTCGTGGGGCATGAGCGCCTCCAGGCAGAGGCCCTGGCCGGTCACAGCCTGGGAGAGTTCGCCGCGCTGGCCGCGGCGCGGATTCTTGATATTCCGGCGGTCCTGGAGCTGACCGCGTTGCGCGGACGCCTGATGGACGAGGTCGGATCGGATATGGGAGGCAAGATGGCCGCGGTGCTCAAGCTTTCCCAGGAGGCAGTCCAGGAAATCGTGGACGCGGTCCGGGGCGAGAGCGGCCGGGAACTGCGTATCGCCAACCACAATTCTCCGACCCAGTTCGTGATCAGCGGGACCGCCGACTTGGTGGACCAGGCCGCGGCCCTGGTCAAGGAGCGCAAGGGCCGTGCCGTGCCTTTGGCCGTGAGCGGCGCCTTTCACAGCTCCTTGATGGCCGAACCGGCCCAGGAGTTTGGCGGGGTCTTGAAGAAGCTGGATTGGCGCGCGCCGCGCATTCCGGTCTATTTCAACGTCTCGGCGGCCGTGGAGTCCGATCCGGCCCGTATCCAGACCCTGGTGGCGGAGCAGATGACCTCTTCCGTGCTTTGGATCCAAAGCGTTCAGGCTCAATGGGACGACGGGGCCCGAACCTGGGTCGAGCTCGGCCCCAAAGGCGTTTTGAGTCGGCTGGTCGGCGCGATTCTGGCTAATAAGGATGAGCCCTGGGAGGCAAAGAATATCTCAAGTCTGGAGCACCTGGAAGCGCTCATTCCGGGCGTCGGGAGTTGA
- a CDS encoding 16S rRNA (guanine(527)-N(7))-methyltransferase RsmG, giving the protein MASQISSPTPPTPDQITALAADLGRILTKEQALGLNRYLSLLLQWNQRMNLVGPGDWRTVLTDLVADSWLLADFLDTLPLLKNATNSLPDCPSNSLSVSHPKSPLTVDLGAGAGLPGLPLRLFWPQGTYHLVEIRRKRTAFLLQAVAAMGLRRTVVRPERAEQALPALAPIDLCLSRAFLPWPQLLELVRPWLAPEGLVLIMANEAPPSAFPAGWSLQAVRNYPSGDKTRYFWSLVAAVISR; this is encoded by the coding sequence ATGGCTTCACAAATCTCGTCCCCGACTCCGCCGACACCGGACCAAATCACGGCCCTCGCCGCCGACCTCGGTCGGATACTGACCAAGGAACAGGCCTTGGGATTGAACCGCTACCTCAGCCTGCTGCTCCAGTGGAATCAACGCATGAATCTGGTGGGGCCCGGTGACTGGAGGACAGTCCTGACGGACTTGGTGGCGGACAGTTGGCTGTTGGCCGATTTTCTGGACACCCTGCCCCTGCTGAAAAACGCCACCAATAGTCTCCCGGATTGCCCCTCGAATAGCCTCTCGGTTAGCCACCCGAAGAGCCCCCTTACCGTGGACCTGGGCGCCGGGGCTGGGCTGCCCGGTCTGCCTTTGCGGTTGTTCTGGCCGCAAGGAACGTATCATTTGGTGGAAATCCGCCGCAAGCGCACTGCCTTTCTGCTTCAGGCCGTCGCGGCCATGGGACTGCGCCGGACAGTAGTTCGCCCGGAACGGGCTGAGCAGGCCCTGCCCGCCCTGGCCCCCATCGATCTGTGCCTGAGCCGGGCCTTCCTGCCCTGGCCCCAGCTCCTGGAGCTCGTCCGCCCCTGGCTGGCACCGGAAGGGCTGGTCCTGATCATGGCCAACGAGGCCCCGCCCAGTGCCTTTCCCGCGGGCTGGTCCCTTCAGGCCGTCCGAAACTACCCTTCCGGCGACAAGACCCGCTATTTCTGGTCCTTGGTCGCCGCCGTCATCTCCAGATAA
- a CDS encoding MliC family protein, with product MKWTTGMCICLLSLLIAGCIWNRGGSSGAELGVVPIREIAYLCAGDVRLTADYYVLSDKTLHFVQLNLPDGELVTLPNALSASGVRYTDEREFVWWVKGREGFLEKRGEDGEWQRFFEGCREL from the coding sequence ATGAAATGGACGACCGGAATGTGCATCTGCCTGTTGAGCCTGCTGATTGCCGGTTGCATCTGGAATCGCGGCGGAAGTTCCGGGGCCGAACTGGGAGTGGTGCCAATCCGGGAGATCGCCTATCTCTGCGCCGGAGACGTGCGGCTTACGGCCGACTATTATGTTCTATCCGACAAAACGTTGCATTTCGTGCAATTGAATCTGCCTGATGGGGAGTTGGTCACCCTGCCCAATGCGCTTTCCGCTTCCGGAGTCAGATATACCGATGAGCGGGAATTTGTTTGGTGGGTCAAAGGCCGGGAAGGCTTTCTGGAGAAACGCGGCGAGGACGGGGAGTGGCAACGTTTTTTTGAGGGTTGCCGGGAACTGTAA
- a CDS encoding deoxyhypusine synthase family protein, translating into MCSAESKTSTKLIDTAKLGPVGSFITHHYRHFNAAALIDAARAYDVFLAEGGKMMITLAGAMSTAELGLSLAEMIRRDKVHLIVCTGANLEEDIFNLVAHDFYERVPNYRDLTPQDEAELLARHMNRVTDTCIPEMEAMRRIEKAMLQVWTAADAKGERYFPHEFFRQILAAGDLAPSYQIDPKNSWMLAAMEKNVPMVVPGWEDSTLGNMYAAAVLRGEVKNVHTVRTGIEYMTWLADHYTQTTKQNPLGMFQIGGGIAGDFPICVVPMLHQDMEQTEVPLWGYFCQISDSTTSYGSYSGAIPNEKITWGKLGVDTPKFIIESDATIVAPLIFAYLLGW; encoded by the coding sequence ATGTGTTCGGCTGAGAGTAAGACCTCCACTAAATTAATCGATACCGCCAAACTCGGACCGGTGGGATCGTTCATTACGCACCATTATCGGCATTTCAACGCCGCGGCTTTGATCGACGCGGCAAGGGCCTACGACGTTTTTCTGGCCGAAGGCGGGAAGATGATGATCACCCTGGCCGGGGCCATGAGCACCGCTGAGCTGGGATTGTCCCTGGCCGAGATGATCCGTCGGGACAAGGTGCATTTGATCGTCTGCACCGGGGCCAACCTGGAAGAGGACATCTTCAATCTCGTAGCCCACGATTTTTACGAAAGGGTGCCCAACTACCGAGACCTCACTCCCCAGGATGAGGCGGAACTGCTGGCCCGGCACATGAACCGGGTCACGGACACCTGTATCCCGGAAATGGAGGCCATGCGCCGGATCGAGAAGGCCATGCTCCAGGTCTGGACCGCGGCGGACGCCAAGGGAGAGCGCTACTTTCCCCATGAGTTCTTCCGGCAGATTCTGGCAGCCGGGGATCTGGCCCCGTCCTATCAGATCGATCCCAAGAACTCCTGGATGTTGGCGGCCATGGAAAAGAACGTGCCCATGGTCGTTCCTGGCTGGGAGGACTCCACCCTGGGCAACATGTACGCCGCGGCGGTGTTGCGGGGCGAGGTGAAAAATGTGCACACCGTGCGCACCGGTATCGAGTACATGACCTGGCTGGCGGACCACTACACCCAGACCACGAAGCAAAATCCTCTGGGTATGTTTCAAATCGGAGGGGGGATCGCCGGGGACTTCCCGATCTGCGTGGTGCCCATGCTCCACCAGGACATGGAGCAAACCGAGGTTCCCCTTTGGGGCTACTTTTGTCAGATCAGCGACAGCACCACCAGCTACGGCTCCTATTCCGGAGCCATCCCCAACGAGAAAATCACCTGGGGTAAACTGGGCGTGGACACACCCAAATTCATCATCGAATCCGACGCGACCATCGTCGCGCCGCTGATTTTCGCGTATTTATTGGGTTGGTAG
- a CDS encoding UbiD family decarboxylase, which yields MGYDTLQACIRDLEAAGRLVRLNVEVDPYLEAGVIQRRVYQAGGPALLYTRVKGCRFPMLGNLFGTLDRARYIFRDTLPALEKLVRLKVDPSEALRAPWKHLGLVRTLWNARPKFVTNGPILAKNCALSDLPNQVSWPRDGGAFVTLPQVYSESPIKSGPNNWMNSNLGMYRVQFSGGQYAPDREAGLHYQIHRGIGVHHAEALKRGMPLRVNVFIGGPPAMTLAAVMPLPEGMPELSFAGMLGGGRLELVRSANGLPMPAQADFCLSGVVNGAKTLPEGPFGDHLGYYSLEHDFPVLTVDRVYHRPDAVWPFTTVGRPPQEDTTFGALIHELTGEAIPTVLPGVRAVHAVDAAGVHPLLLALGSERYVPYDSERMPRELLTQANAILGQGQLSLAKYLFIADQNDDSRLDIHDIAAFFRHMLARVDWTRDLHFQTRTTVDTLDYSGLGLNEGSKVVIAAAGPPRRTLPTSFPSDLRLPKGFSSPQVCTPNALAGVLVIQGPPCTRARHVQDPAMTELCRELHAAKQLTDWPLIVVADDGAFVARTLNNFLWTTFTRSDPARDIYGISETMSCKHWGCSGPLVIDARAKPHHAPALEPDLEVEKRVDQLAAKRGPLAGLW from the coding sequence ATGGGATACGACACGCTGCAAGCATGCATTCGCGATTTGGAGGCTGCCGGAAGGCTGGTCCGGCTGAACGTGGAAGTGGATCCGTACCTGGAAGCAGGGGTCATTCAACGCCGGGTCTACCAGGCCGGAGGACCGGCCCTGCTCTACACCAGGGTTAAAGGCTGCCGCTTCCCCATGCTGGGCAATCTGTTTGGCACTCTGGACCGGGCCAGATACATCTTCCGAGACACCCTCCCGGCCCTGGAAAAACTGGTCCGGCTGAAGGTCGATCCGAGTGAAGCTCTCCGCGCCCCCTGGAAACACCTGGGATTGGTTCGCACCCTGTGGAACGCCCGTCCGAAATTCGTGACCAACGGACCGATCCTGGCCAAGAACTGCGCCCTGTCCGACCTGCCCAACCAGGTTTCCTGGCCCAGGGACGGCGGGGCCTTCGTCACCCTGCCCCAGGTCTACTCCGAAAGCCCGATCAAATCCGGCCCGAATAATTGGATGAACTCCAACCTGGGCATGTACCGAGTCCAGTTCTCCGGGGGCCAGTATGCGCCGGACCGAGAAGCGGGCCTGCACTACCAGATCCACCGGGGCATCGGCGTGCACCATGCCGAGGCTCTAAAACGCGGCATGCCGCTACGGGTGAACGTGTTCATCGGTGGGCCGCCGGCCATGACCCTGGCCGCGGTGATGCCCCTGCCCGAGGGCATGCCGGAACTCAGCTTCGCCGGAATGCTTGGCGGAGGACGACTGGAGCTGGTCCGCTCCGCCAACGGCCTGCCCATGCCGGCCCAGGCCGACTTCTGCCTCTCCGGCGTGGTCAACGGCGCCAAAACCCTGCCCGAAGGCCCCTTCGGCGACCACCTGGGCTACTACAGTCTGGAGCACGACTTTCCGGTACTCACCGTGGACCGGGTTTATCACCGCCCTGATGCGGTCTGGCCCTTCACCACCGTGGGCCGTCCTCCCCAGGAAGACACCACCTTCGGCGCGCTGATCCACGAGCTCACCGGCGAGGCCATCCCCACGGTGCTTCCGGGAGTCCGGGCCGTGCACGCCGTGGACGCCGCCGGGGTCCATCCCCTGCTCCTGGCCCTGGGCAGCGAGCGCTACGTGCCCTATGATTCGGAGCGGATGCCTCGTGAACTGCTCACCCAGGCCAACGCCATCCTCGGCCAGGGCCAGCTCTCGCTGGCCAAATACCTGTTCATCGCCGACCAGAATGACGATTCCCGCCTGGACATTCACGACATTGCCGCGTTCTTCCGCCATATGTTGGCGCGAGTGGATTGGACACGGGACCTGCACTTCCAGACCCGGACCACCGTGGACACCCTGGACTACTCCGGCCTGGGCCTGAACGAGGGCTCCAAGGTGGTGATCGCCGCGGCCGGTCCGCCCCGCCGGACCCTGCCCACGTCTTTTCCCAGCGACCTCCGCCTGCCGAAAGGCTTCAGCTCGCCCCAGGTCTGCACGCCCAACGCCCTGGCCGGAGTCCTCGTCATTCAAGGTCCGCCATGCACCCGAGCCCGCCACGTCCAGGATCCGGCCATGACCGAACTTTGCCGCGAGCTGCACGCCGCCAAGCAACTCACGGACTGGCCCTTGATAGTCGTGGCCGACGACGGCGCCTTTGTCGCCCGGACTCTGAACAACTTCCTCTGGACCACCTTCACCCGCTCCGACCCGGCTCGAGACATCTATGGAATCAGCGAAACCATGTCCTGCAAACACTGGGGCTGCTCCGGCCCACTGGTCATCGACGCCCGAGCCAAACCCCATCATGCCCCGGCCCTGGAGCCGGACCTGGAAGTGGAAAAAAGGGTGGATCAACTCGCGGCCAAAAGAGGACCGCTGGCGGGATTGTGGTGA
- a CDS encoding protein phosphatase CheZ has protein sequence MLSNDEMADRVMDRIAARISEELRGTMVQALERELQKNISRSLMQGEFYRTLNAELQDGLKQIYKEIAEAKKYDGQAPLVDGQTSALISEASDQLDEILKATEQAAVQVMDIVENQMELQAEMTVIMERFRTGGARAADVNALIATNQRLSEDFMRIMTALSFQDLTGQRIKKIITAIKQVERITTELFVATGLKIKGIDENPEKDFQALNTEAKQKASELKGPQTTTNQNDVDDLLAQLGLD, from the coding sequence ATGCTCAGCAATGATGAAATGGCTGATCGGGTCATGGATCGGATTGCCGCGCGTATTTCCGAAGAATTACGCGGAACCATGGTCCAGGCCCTGGAAAGAGAGTTGCAGAAGAACATCAGCCGATCACTGATGCAAGGTGAGTTCTACCGGACCCTGAACGCGGAATTGCAGGACGGGTTGAAGCAAATCTACAAGGAAATCGCCGAAGCAAAGAAGTACGACGGACAGGCCCCGCTCGTGGACGGTCAAACCAGCGCGTTGATTTCTGAAGCCTCGGACCAACTTGACGAGATTCTCAAGGCCACGGAGCAGGCCGCGGTCCAGGTCATGGACATCGTGGAAAATCAGATGGAACTGCAGGCCGAGATGACCGTGATCATGGAGCGATTCCGCACCGGCGGGGCCAGGGCCGCGGACGTGAACGCCCTGATCGCCACGAATCAGCGCCTGAGCGAAGACTTTATGCGGATCATGACCGCCCTGTCCTTCCAGGATCTCACCGGCCAGCGGATCAAGAAGATCATCACCGCCATCAAGCAGGTGGAGCGGATCACCACGGAACTGTTCGTAGCCACGGGGTTGAAGATCAAGGGAATTGACGAGAACCCGGAAAAGGACTTCCAGGCCCTGAACACGGAAGCCAAACAAAAAGCCTCGGAACTCAAGGGGCCGCAAACGACGACCAACCAGAACGACGTGGATGATCTGCTGGCCCAGCTTGGGCTGGACTGA
- a CDS encoding TIGR04211 family SH3 domain-containing protein encodes MKTNRIMRFVVGFSLVSVLAWLPGIAGAVTVYVSDVREISKRVGPSTEHRILQMLPAGAKMEVLSEQAGWLRVRGPNNIEGWVLKRFTSEDVPVSLKYQELRKIYDELYAASSGALGRVAELEEVNQNLLETLSETSNRLLDLDREHAAFQLDAANVLDLRQRYDQTVVDLADAQVEVEALRQENNKLKSWDRFHWFLVGGAVFLVAWLTGVITGRLQGKRRNTLQYT; translated from the coding sequence ATGAAGACAAATCGGATCATGCGCTTTGTTGTCGGGTTCTCCTTGGTGAGCGTTTTGGCATGGTTGCCGGGAATTGCCGGAGCGGTAACCGTGTACGTGTCCGATGTTCGGGAAATTTCCAAGCGTGTAGGGCCGTCCACCGAGCATCGAATCCTCCAGATGCTGCCAGCCGGAGCAAAAATGGAAGTCTTGTCCGAACAGGCCGGATGGCTGCGAGTCCGTGGCCCGAACAATATTGAAGGCTGGGTGCTGAAGCGCTTCACCAGCGAGGACGTTCCGGTTTCTTTAAAGTACCAGGAGCTTCGTAAAATATATGATGAACTCTACGCCGCATCCAGTGGCGCTTTAGGGCGGGTCGCCGAATTGGAGGAGGTCAATCAAAATCTGCTGGAAACCCTCTCCGAGACCTCCAACAGGCTTTTGGACCTGGATCGTGAGCACGCGGCTTTCCAGTTGGATGCGGCCAATGTCTTGGATTTGCGTCAACGGTACGATCAAACCGTGGTCGATCTGGCCGATGCGCAGGTTGAGGTTGAGGCATTGCGCCAAGAGAACAATAAGCTGAAGTCCTGGGATCGATTTCACTGGTTTCTCGTCGGCGGGGCGGTCTTTTTGGTGGCTTGGCTGACCGGGGTGATCACTGGACGTTTGCAGGGAAAGCGGCGAAATACCCTGCAATATACCTGA
- a CDS encoding TRAP transporter large permease produces the protein MSPTVIGMAGIGLFFVLLILRMPIAYAMALTGFLGFSWLVSPDAAFRVVSKDLYATFSSYSLSVIPMFIFMGFLAFYSGIGARLFTFAYRTMGHYPGGLAIATQATCALFGAVCGSNTATAATIGAIAIPEMKKYRYADTLSTASVAAGGALGVLFPPSVIFIVYGMATEQSIGKLFMAGIIPGFLLMFLYMATIFLMARRNPSLGPPGPVFGWKDRLAALKGGIWEVFVIFSLSLGGLFAGWFTPTEAGAVGAAGVFFLTLVQGKLRWDGLKRALADSTRTTAMIMLLVAGAVIFGRFMAVSRIPFELASWAGQLDLPAYVVMALILLIYLVLGFFIDALALVLLTIPIFYPVVVNVLGYDPIWFGVIMVLVVAMGVITPPVGMNVYIVKGIAADVPLETIFKGIWPFLAALIVCIAILLAFPALTTFLPGLI, from the coding sequence ATGAGCCCGACAGTGATCGGAATGGCCGGCATCGGGCTGTTTTTCGTGCTGTTGATTCTGCGCATGCCCATTGCCTATGCCATGGCCTTGACCGGATTTTTGGGATTCAGCTGGCTGGTTTCTCCGGACGCGGCGTTTCGGGTCGTTTCCAAGGATCTGTACGCCACGTTCTCCTCCTACTCCCTGAGCGTGATTCCCATGTTCATCTTTATGGGATTTTTAGCGTTCTACTCAGGGATAGGGGCCAGGCTGTTCACCTTCGCTTACCGGACCATGGGCCACTATCCCGGAGGGTTGGCCATAGCCACCCAAGCCACCTGCGCGTTGTTCGGCGCGGTATGCGGGTCCAACACGGCCACGGCCGCGACCATCGGGGCCATCGCGATCCCGGAGATGAAGAAATACCGGTACGCGGACACTCTCTCGACAGCCAGCGTGGCTGCCGGGGGAGCGTTGGGGGTCCTGTTTCCGCCCAGCGTGATCTTCATCGTCTACGGCATGGCCACGGAGCAATCCATCGGCAAGCTGTTCATGGCCGGGATCATTCCCGGTTTTTTGCTGATGTTTCTCTACATGGCCACAATTTTTCTCATGGCCCGGCGTAATCCAAGCCTCGGACCGCCCGGGCCGGTGTTCGGCTGGAAGGATCGCCTCGCGGCCTTGAAGGGCGGAATCTGGGAAGTATTCGTCATCTTTTCTCTGTCCCTGGGGGGCCTGTTTGCCGGATGGTTTACACCCACCGAAGCCGGGGCCGTGGGGGCGGCAGGGGTTTTTTTTCTGACCCTGGTCCAGGGCAAGCTGCGCTGGGACGGACTGAAGCGGGCCCTGGCCGACTCCACCCGGACCACTGCCATGATCATGCTCCTGGTGGCCGGAGCGGTGATCTTTGGGCGGTTCATGGCCGTCAGCCGCATACCGTTCGAGCTGGCGTCCTGGGCTGGCCAGTTGGACCTGCCGGCCTACGTGGTCATGGCCCTGATCCTGCTGATCTATCTTGTCCTGGGGTTCTTCATCGACGCCCTGGCTCTGGTCCTGCTGACCATTCCCATCTTCTACCCCGTGGTGGTCAATGTTTTGGGATATGACCCGATCTGGTTCGGAGTGATCATGGTCCTGGTTGTGGCCATGGGCGTTATCACGCCTCCGGTGGGCATGAACGTCTATATCGTCAAGGGAATCGCCGCGGATGTCCCCCTGGAAACCATCTTTAAAGGGATCTGGCCGTTTCTGGCCGCATTAATCGTCTGCATCGCCATCCTATTGGCCTTTCCCGCCCTGACCACGTTTCTGCCTGGCTTGATTTAG
- a CDS encoding TRAP transporter small permease, with product MSPRSKRSLQLAEKYVWAVSKVFDAVAGISLLAVMFLVVLNIILRAFFKSPILGTYEFVGFLTSLAVGLALAHCALKNGHIAVGFLVAKLPERVRACIDGLTNILAAVFFVFCSWHMLEYAQSFAASGEVGLTTKIPFYPFVYGLAAALGLLCLVLILRAVEMVGMAVRR from the coding sequence ATGTCGCCACGTTCAAAACGCTCTCTTCAACTCGCGGAGAAATACGTCTGGGCCGTCAGCAAGGTTTTTGACGCCGTGGCTGGAATCAGCCTCCTGGCCGTAATGTTTCTGGTAGTCCTGAACATTATCCTGCGGGCATTCTTTAAGAGCCCGATTCTCGGAACTTATGAGTTCGTGGGCTTTTTGACCTCACTGGCAGTGGGCCTGGCTCTGGCTCATTGCGCCCTGAAGAACGGACATATCGCCGTGGGGTTTCTGGTGGCCAAGCTTCCCGAGCGGGTCAGAGCCTGCATCGACGGCCTGACCAATATCTTGGCCGCGGTGTTTTTTGTTTTCTGTTCCTGGCACATGCTGGAGTATGCCCAAAGTTTCGCGGCCAGCGGCGAGGTGGGGTTGACCACGAAGATTCCCTTTTACCCGTTCGTCTACGGACTTGCCGCGGCCTTGGGACTGCTTTGCCTGGTCCTGATCCTGCGTGCCGTGGAAATGGTGGGCATGGCGGTGCGCCGATGA
- a CDS encoding TRAP transporter substrate-binding protein, with protein MNRLSLTYPVLLAALLTLMLTATTAMAQRPVSLSLAHFFPATHPAETELVQGWAEALAEASGGRITVVSYPGQTLLAAPEIYDGVVTGIADIGLSAFAYTRGRFPLLEVFELPGVTYKNSKVASQVAWDAINTLNPAEVQDAKLLMVLATGPGDLFTKSAVRTLEDLRGMEIRATGLSAKTLAALGAIPVAMPQSEAYEALSRGLVKGNLSPLEVLQGWRHAEVTEYLTLTPFLYNTLFFVTMNQRAWDRLPEDLQTVIAEVSEHFFHDVAKGLWDAQNETALTYAVETTGQQVIHLSDEETARWTELVLPIQADFLQDMAGRGLPGQEALDLVIELSEKYNAQY; from the coding sequence ATGAACAGATTGAGTTTGACGTACCCGGTGTTGTTGGCGGCGCTTTTGACGTTGATGCTCACCGCGACCACCGCTATGGCTCAGCGTCCTGTGTCGTTGAGCTTGGCGCATTTTTTCCCGGCAACTCACCCGGCGGAGACGGAATTGGTTCAGGGCTGGGCCGAGGCTCTGGCCGAAGCATCCGGCGGACGAATCACCGTGGTCAGCTATCCTGGCCAGACCCTGCTCGCGGCCCCGGAGATTTATGACGGCGTGGTCACGGGGATCGCGGATATCGGCCTGTCCGCTTTCGCCTACACCAGAGGCCGTTTTCCATTGTTGGAAGTATTCGAACTGCCCGGCGTGACCTACAAGAATTCCAAGGTCGCCAGCCAAGTGGCCTGGGACGCGATCAATACCTTGAATCCGGCGGAGGTCCAGGACGCCAAGCTGCTGATGGTTTTGGCCACGGGGCCTGGTGATCTGTTCACTAAGTCGGCGGTGCGTACCCTTGAGGACCTACGGGGCATGGAAATCAGAGCCACCGGGCTGAGCGCCAAAACCTTGGCCGCTCTGGGGGCCATCCCCGTGGCCATGCCCCAGTCCGAGGCCTATGAGGCCTTGTCACGCGGGCTGGTCAAGGGCAATCTTTCGCCCTTGGAGGTTTTGCAAGGCTGGCGGCACGCCGAGGTCACCGAATATTTGACGTTGACCCCGTTTCTCTACAATACCTTATTCTTCGTGACCATGAACCAACGCGCGTGGGATCGGCTTCCAGAGGATCTGCAAACTGTGATCGCCGAGGTTTCCGAGCATTTCTTCCATGACGTGGCCAAGGGGCTGTGGGATGCGCAAAACGAGACGGCCCTGACTTATGCCGTGGAAACCACGGGCCAACAGGTGATTCACCTTTCCGATGAGGAAACGGCCCGCTGGACCGAACTGGTTCTGCCGATCCAGGCTGATTTTCTTCAGGACATGGCCGGACGCGGGCTGCCCGGACAAGAGGCCCTGGACCTGGTGATCGAATTGTCCGAGAAGTACAACGCCCAGTACTGA
- a CDS encoding ACT domain-containing protein, translating to MKVEQISIFLENRAGRLTDVTRVLSQAKVNIRALSLADTSDFGILRLIVTDHERAKQVLKENGFTVGRTSVVAVEVDDRPGGLHSILELLSNNQINVEYMYAFVQQTGKDAVMIFRFDRTDQAVEILQENKIRIIPGDELYNL from the coding sequence ATGAAAGTAGAACAGATTTCGATTTTTCTGGAGAATCGCGCCGGACGTCTGACGGATGTGACCAGGGTCTTGTCCCAGGCCAAGGTGAACATCCGGGCGCTGTCCTTGGCCGATACGTCGGACTTCGGCATTTTACGACTCATCGTCACGGATCATGAACGGGCCAAGCAGGTGCTCAAGGAAAACGGCTTCACAGTGGGGCGGACTTCCGTCGTGGCCGTGGAAGTGGACGACAGGCCCGGAGGGCTGCATTCCATTCTGGAATTGCTCAGCAACAACCAGATCAACGTTGAATACATGTACGCCTTTGTTCAACAGACCGGCAAGGACGCGGTCATGATCTTCCGGTTCGACCGCACGGATCAGGCTGTTGAAATATTGCAAGAAAATAAAATTCGGATCATCCCTGGAGACGAACTTTACAATCTGTAA